One part of the Acinetobacter sp. XS-4 genome encodes these proteins:
- the dcaP gene encoding outer membrane trimeric porin-like protein DcaP: protein MRKLILAVACATASGTIFANSSDTTEQRINLLETELQKLKAELAAQKQTQNNLQVKQVKIEENIKRTKATVTEKPVAPSWVTWTDNVKVYGIARIDAAVDFKSSPDSGGRTTSSLYRAPFESEKRSNHARSDAMINASRLGVYFNSPNKAVTGNIEADFFDSSNMGTGDGKFRIRHAFFTYKDWTFGQTWSLMSNMETRTEAVDYTQFVGTSYTRTPQIRYDWKIDANNDLKVALEYTGSRVSAFPTLTGRYSFKQGPLTALAQGFINEKSADVATATVKKVSWGAGGGLKYQLTPQQSVQANYQYIVGDQKFMPYTTQSGLANSTSLNAAGDFSLNEDKTDLVMNKLNSINIGYSYKFNEQWRANLSASMFDYDDDTAYAKLNPDANKRLTDYAANVFYSPIEQMDIGMEYHQGKREVFDGRTADVSRVNFVSMYKF, encoded by the coding sequence ATGAGAAAATTAATTTTAGCTGTAGCTTGTGCTACGGCTTCAGGGACTATTTTTGCAAATTCTTCAGATACTACAGAACAAAGAATTAATTTGTTAGAAACCGAGCTGCAAAAGTTAAAAGCAGAACTTGCAGCTCAAAAGCAAACTCAAAATAATTTACAAGTCAAACAAGTAAAAATTGAAGAAAACATTAAAAGAACTAAAGCAACTGTAACGGAGAAGCCAGTTGCTCCTTCGTGGGTCACTTGGACGGATAACGTTAAGGTTTACGGTATTGCTCGTATTGATGCAGCGGTCGATTTTAAATCATCACCTGACTCGGGTGGTAGAACGACCAGCAGTTTGTACCGAGCCCCTTTTGAAAGTGAAAAACGTTCAAACCATGCGCGTTCCGATGCCATGATTAATGCAAGTCGACTAGGTGTTTATTTTAATAGTCCTAATAAAGCGGTCACAGGGAATATTGAAGCCGATTTCTTTGATAGCTCTAACATGGGAACGGGGGATGGTAAATTCCGTATCCGTCATGCATTTTTTACCTATAAAGACTGGACCTTTGGTCAAACATGGTCACTCATGTCTAACATGGAAACCCGTACGGAAGCTGTCGATTACACGCAATTTGTGGGAACCTCGTATACGCGTACTCCTCAAATTCGCTATGACTGGAAAATTGATGCCAATAATGATTTAAAAGTAGCCTTGGAATATACAGGTTCGAGAGTCTCTGCATTTCCAACTCTAACGGGTCGCTATAGCTTTAAACAAGGGCCTTTAACGGCACTTGCTCAAGGGTTTATTAATGAAAAATCCGCAGATGTCGCAACTGCCACGGTTAAGAAAGTAAGCTGGGGCGCCGGAGGTGGCTTAAAATATCAATTAACACCTCAGCAGTCGGTACAAGCAAATTATCAATATATTGTCGGTGATCAAAAATTTATGCCGTACACCACCCAAAGTGGTTTGGCAAATTCAACAAGTTTAAATGCCGCGGGTGATTTTTCTTTAAACGAAGATAAAACAGATTTGGTTATGAATAAGTTGAATAGCATCAATATTGGTTATTCATATAAATTTAATGAGCAATGGCGTGCAAATTTATCAGCTTCAATGTTTGATTATGATGATGACACGGCTTATGCCAAACTCAACCCAGATGCTAACAAACGCTTAACGGACTACGCAGCTAACGTTTTCTATTCACCGATTGAGCAAATGGATATTGGTATGGAATATCATCAAGGCAAAAGAGAAGTGTTTGATGGCAGAACCGCTGATGTATCACGCGTAAACTTTGTATCGATGTATAAATTTTAA
- a CDS encoding 3-oxoacid CoA-transferase subunit B, whose protein sequence is MSVQKRSREDIAKLIANDIPEGSYVNLGIGLPTNVAKFLPKDKEIFLHSENGVLAFGPPPQPGEEDQDLVNAGKELVTLLDGGCFMHHGDSFDIMRGGHLDICVIGAFQVAVNGDLANWHTGKADDVPAVGGAMDLAVGAKTIYVYMEHVTKKGESKIVKELTYPMTGEQCVNRIYTDLCIIELKDQKAYVTEMVDGLSLDELQAVTDCELIDARVA, encoded by the coding sequence ATGTCAGTTCAAAAGCGTTCTCGTGAAGATATTGCCAAACTCATTGCCAATGACATTCCTGAAGGTTCTTATGTGAATTTAGGGATTGGCTTACCGACCAACGTTGCTAAATTTTTGCCAAAAGACAAAGAAATCTTTTTACATTCGGAAAATGGTGTCTTGGCTTTTGGTCCACCACCACAACCTGGTGAAGAAGACCAAGATTTAGTTAATGCTGGAAAAGAACTTGTCACTTTATTAGATGGTGGATGCTTTATGCATCATGGTGACTCGTTTGACATTATGCGTGGTGGCCATCTGGACATTTGTGTGATTGGTGCATTCCAAGTTGCTGTAAATGGAGATTTGGCAAACTGGCATACTGGTAAAGCAGATGATGTGCCAGCAGTCGGCGGTGCTATGGATTTGGCGGTCGGCGCAAAAACGATTTATGTCTATATGGAACATGTCACCAAAAAAGGTGAGTCCAAGATTGTAAAGGAACTTACATATCCAATGACAGGTGAGCAGTGTGTAAACCGTATTTATACCGATTTATGCATTATTGAACTGAAAGATCAAAAAGCTTATGTGACGGAAATGGTAGATGGCTTAAGTCTTGATGAATTACAGGCAGTCACGGACTGTGAGCTAATAGATGCACGTGTAGCCTAA
- a CDS encoding 3-oxoacid CoA-transferase subunit A, translating to MINKITSDIEPILKAIPDGATIMTGGFGVTGQPAELIEALIDLGKKELTIVNNNAASGDRGLTNLIIAGCVKKMICSFPKSAGSTVFQDLYRAGKIELELVPQGNLACRIQAAGAGLGAIFTPTGYGTKVAEGKETRTINGKNYVLEYPLEADFALIYADKADRWGNLTYRKAARNFGPIMAKAAKTTIVQVNDTVELGTLDPECIITPGIFVQHVVKVGDI from the coding sequence ATGATAAATAAAATCACCAGTGACATTGAACCGATTTTAAAAGCTATTCCTGATGGAGCAACCATCATGACAGGCGGGTTTGGTGTAACGGGGCAACCTGCTGAATTAATTGAAGCCTTAATTGATTTAGGGAAAAAAGAACTCACCATTGTAAATAACAATGCGGCTTCTGGTGATCGTGGTTTAACAAATCTGATTATTGCCGGTTGCGTTAAAAAAATGATTTGTTCATTTCCAAAATCTGCTGGATCAACCGTTTTTCAAGACTTATATCGCGCAGGAAAAATTGAGTTGGAACTGGTTCCGCAAGGTAATTTGGCATGTCGTATTCAGGCAGCAGGTGCGGGTCTCGGTGCTATTTTTACTCCGACTGGTTATGGCACCAAAGTTGCCGAGGGCAAAGAAACTCGAACCATTAACGGTAAAAACTATGTGCTTGAATATCCACTTGAAGCCGATTTTGCACTGATTTATGCCGATAAAGCTGACCGCTGGGGCAATTTAACTTACCGTAAAGCAGCCCGCAATTTTGGTCCAATTATGGCAAAAGCTGCCAAGACCACCATTGTTCAAGTGAATGACACCGTAGAGCTAGGAACGCTTGATCCAGAGTGCATTATTACACCGGGAATTTTTGTTCAGCATGTTGTAAAAGTAGGAGATATCTAA